Proteins encoded within one genomic window of Mycolicibacterium monacense:
- a CDS encoding vWA domain-containing protein, translating into MSAPLLLRGVDLAAFAVALVARLRGGGVVVSASGSAEFVHAMRALRPGRRTELYWAARLTLVNRADDLETFDRVFEAVFADAVLGLDPFAMKHRSADPDPSRPVARPGQGPPEDVDGLPWVTRPTNIRAAAGSEGTITLPDVLPSGMTARADEPFDQFEPEDLRLLGQWLEDAAPHWPRRRTLRRRPHPRGDRIDLRRTVRASRGTGWETIRLTRTRRRQRDRRIVLVCDVSRSMQAYATVYLHLMRAVMMRRDRLRPEVFAFSTSLTRLTPVLSHRSPELALARANETVADRYGGTHVGRSIGELVSGPHGAVLRGAVVIIASDGWDSDAPEVLVHALARVRRRAYRVVWLNPRAAHVDYRPLAGSMAAALPFCDEFMPAHSISGLRDLFEVLGESSASGDRPRAVVRGRSRPAARRRMPC; encoded by the coding sequence ATGAGCGCACCCCTGCTGCTGCGCGGAGTCGACCTGGCGGCGTTCGCCGTCGCCCTGGTCGCGAGGCTGCGCGGCGGCGGGGTGGTCGTATCGGCCAGTGGGTCCGCGGAATTCGTGCACGCGATGCGCGCGCTGCGGCCCGGCCGTCGCACCGAGTTGTACTGGGCCGCCCGGCTGACCCTGGTCAACCGTGCCGACGATCTCGAAACGTTCGACCGCGTCTTCGAGGCGGTGTTCGCCGATGCGGTGCTGGGCCTGGACCCATTCGCGATGAAACACCGGTCCGCCGACCCGGACCCGTCCCGTCCCGTGGCCCGGCCCGGACAGGGTCCGCCGGAGGACGTCGACGGCTTGCCGTGGGTGACCCGGCCGACGAACATCCGCGCGGCCGCCGGATCGGAAGGCACCATCACGCTGCCCGACGTGCTGCCCAGCGGGATGACCGCGCGCGCCGACGAGCCGTTCGACCAGTTCGAGCCCGAGGATCTGCGGTTGCTCGGCCAGTGGCTGGAAGACGCCGCGCCCCACTGGCCGCGCCGCCGGACCCTTCGCCGTCGACCGCACCCTCGCGGCGATCGCATCGACCTCCGTCGGACCGTCCGCGCGTCCCGTGGCACCGGGTGGGAGACCATCCGTCTCACCCGGACCCGTCGACGGCAGCGGGATCGCCGCATCGTGTTGGTCTGCGACGTCAGTCGCTCCATGCAGGCCTACGCGACGGTCTACCTCCACCTCATGCGGGCGGTGATGATGCGCCGGGACCGCCTGCGGCCCGAGGTGTTCGCGTTTTCCACCTCACTGACGCGGCTGACCCCGGTGCTCTCGCACCGGTCGCCGGAGCTGGCGCTGGCCCGGGCCAACGAGACCGTGGCCGACCGCTACGGCGGCACGCACGTCGGGCGCAGCATCGGGGAACTGGTGTCGGGTCCCCATGGCGCCGTCCTGCGCGGGGCGGTGGTGATCATCGCGTCGGACGGGTGGGACAGTGACGCTCCGGAGGTTCTCGTCCATGCGCTGGCCCGGGTTCGCCGCCGGGCGTACCGCGTGGTGTGGCTGAACCCGCGCGCCGCCCACGTCGACTATCGGCCGCTGGCCGGCTCGATGGCCGCGGCGCTGCCCTTCTGCGACGAGTTCATGCCGGCCCACTCGATCAGCGGGCTCCGGGACCTGTTCGAGGTGCTCGGCGAATCCTCGGCATCTGGTGACCGGCCCCGGGCGGTGGTCCGCGGGCGAAGTCGGCCCGCTGCGCGGCGCCGGATGCCATGCTGA
- a CDS encoding aerobic carbon-monoxide dehydrogenase large subunit, whose product MTAVDERPDAQADNDRKPCGYGRMLRKEDPRFVRGRGNYVDDVTLPGMLHLAILRSPYAHARIANIDISAAEAHPKVKAVVTGADLAEKGLAWMPTLSNDVQAVLATDKVRFQGQEVAFVVAEDRYSARDGVELIDVDYEPLDPVIDVRRALDPDAAVIRTDLDGKTDNHCFDWETGDAAATDAAFAKADVVVKQEMVYPRVHPAPMETCGAVADLDPVSGKLTLWSTTQAPHAHRTLYALVAGLPEHKIRVISPDIGGGFGNKVPIYPGYVCAIVGSLLLGKPVKWMEDRSENLTSTGFARDYIMVGEIAATSDGKILAVRSNVLADHGAFNGVAAPTKYPAGFFGVFTGSYDLEAAYCHMTAVYTNKAPGGVAYACSFRITEAVYFVERLVDCLAYEMKMDPADLRLRNLLKPDQFPYHSKTGWTYDSGDYETTMRKAMDMVGYEQLRAEQAAKRERGELMGIGMAFFTEAVGAGPRKDMDILGLGMADGCELRVHPTGKAVVRLSVQTQGQGHETTFAQIVAEELGIPPDDIDVVHGDTDQTPFGLGTYGSRSTPVSGAAAALVARKVRDKAKIIASGMLEVSVADLEWDKGAFHVKGDPAASVTIQDIAMRAHGAGDLPEGIEGGLDAQICYNPENLTYPYGAYFCVVDVDPGTAVVKVRRFLAVDDCGTRINPMIIEGQVHGGIVDGIGMALMEMIAFDEEGNCLGGSLMDYLIPTALEVPELETGHTVTPSPHHPIGAKGIGESATVGSPPAVVNAVVDALAPFGIRHADMPLTPSRVWEAMQGRPTPPI is encoded by the coding sequence ATGACCGCGGTGGACGAACGCCCGGACGCGCAGGCGGACAACGACAGGAAACCGTGCGGTTACGGCCGGATGCTGCGCAAGGAGGATCCGCGCTTCGTCCGCGGCCGGGGCAACTACGTCGACGACGTCACGCTGCCCGGCATGCTGCACCTGGCGATCCTGCGCTCACCGTATGCCCATGCGCGGATCGCGAACATCGACATCTCGGCCGCTGAGGCGCATCCGAAGGTCAAGGCGGTCGTCACCGGCGCCGACCTGGCGGAGAAGGGCCTGGCCTGGATGCCGACCCTGTCCAACGACGTGCAGGCCGTCCTCGCCACCGACAAGGTGCGATTCCAGGGGCAGGAGGTGGCATTCGTCGTCGCCGAGGACCGGTACTCGGCTCGTGACGGCGTCGAGTTGATCGACGTCGACTATGAACCTCTCGACCCGGTCATCGACGTCCGCCGGGCACTGGATCCCGACGCGGCGGTGATCCGCACCGACCTCGACGGTAAGACCGACAACCACTGCTTCGACTGGGAGACCGGCGACGCCGCCGCCACCGACGCGGCGTTCGCCAAGGCCGACGTCGTGGTCAAACAGGAGATGGTCTATCCGCGTGTGCATCCCGCGCCGATGGAGACCTGCGGCGCGGTCGCCGACCTCGACCCGGTCAGCGGCAAGCTCACCCTGTGGTCGACCACGCAGGCGCCGCACGCACACCGCACCCTCTACGCCCTGGTGGCCGGGCTGCCCGAACACAAGATCCGGGTCATCTCACCGGACATCGGCGGCGGCTTCGGCAACAAGGTGCCGATCTATCCGGGATACGTCTGCGCCATCGTGGGTTCGCTGCTGCTGGGTAAGCCGGTCAAGTGGATGGAGGACCGCAGCGAGAACCTGACCTCGACCGGATTCGCCCGGGACTACATCATGGTCGGCGAGATCGCCGCCACGTCCGACGGCAAGATCCTGGCCGTCCGCTCCAACGTGCTGGCCGACCACGGTGCGTTCAACGGCGTTGCGGCGCCGACGAAGTACCCCGCGGGCTTCTTCGGGGTGTTCACCGGCAGCTACGACCTCGAGGCCGCGTACTGCCACATGACCGCGGTCTACACCAACAAGGCGCCCGGCGGCGTGGCCTACGCGTGTTCGTTCCGGATCACCGAGGCGGTGTACTTCGTCGAGCGGTTGGTGGACTGTCTGGCCTACGAGATGAAGATGGACCCGGCCGACCTGCGGCTGCGGAACCTGCTGAAACCCGACCAGTTCCCGTACCACTCGAAGACCGGCTGGACCTACGATTCCGGCGACTACGAGACCACCATGCGCAAGGCCATGGACATGGTCGGCTACGAGCAGTTGCGCGCCGAGCAGGCCGCCAAGCGGGAGCGCGGTGAGCTGATGGGGATCGGCATGGCGTTCTTCACCGAGGCCGTCGGCGCCGGACCGCGCAAGGACATGGACATTCTGGGACTCGGCATGGCCGACGGCTGTGAACTGCGGGTGCATCCCACCGGTAAGGCCGTCGTCCGGTTGTCGGTGCAGACCCAGGGGCAGGGCCACGAAACCACCTTCGCGCAAATCGTCGCCGAGGAGTTGGGGATCCCACCCGACGACATCGACGTGGTACACGGCGACACCGACCAGACGCCGTTCGGGCTGGGCACCTACGGCAGCCGTTCGACCCCCGTATCCGGTGCCGCGGCCGCGTTGGTCGCGCGCAAGGTGCGGGACAAGGCCAAGATCATCGCCTCGGGGATGTTGGAGGTCTCGGTCGCCGACCTCGAATGGGACAAGGGCGCCTTCCACGTCAAGGGTGACCCGGCGGCGTCGGTCACCATCCAGGACATCGCGATGCGCGCGCACGGCGCCGGTGACCTCCCGGAGGGCATCGAGGGCGGCCTGGACGCCCAGATCTGTTACAACCCCGAGAATCTCACCTATCCGTACGGCGCCTACTTCTGCGTGGTCGACGTCGATCCGGGCACCGCGGTGGTCAAGGTCCGGCGGTTCCTCGCGGTCGACGACTGTGGCACGCGGATCAACCCGATGATCATCGAGGGTCAGGTGCACGGCGGCATCGTCGACGGGATCGGGATGGCGCTGATGGAGATGATCGCGTTCGACGAGGAAGGCAACTGCCTCGGCGGGTCGCTGATGGACTATCTGATCCCCACCGCGCTCGAGGTGCCGGAGCTGGAGACCGGTCATACCGTCACGCCGTCCCCGCACCACCCGATCGGCGCCAAGGGCATCGGGGAGTCCGCCACCGTCGGCTCACCCCCCGCGGTGGTGAACGCCGTCGTCGATGCGTTGGCGCCGTTCGGAATCCGGCACGCCGACATGCCGCTGACCCCCTCCCGGGTGTGGGAGGCCATGCAGGGCCGGCCCACCCCGCCGATCTGA
- a CDS encoding SRPBCC family protein, which translates to MKIANEFTVGVPIEQAWDVLTDLEQVIPLMPGAAMTGRDGDDVMGKVKVKVGPVTSEFNGKVHFVEQNRAEHRAVIDGRGKEARGTGNAAATVTAQLHPDGDRTRVTVDTDLKIVGKLAQFGSGMLQQVSEKLLGQFVESLEAKLAGDATPPAAAQEVATPVAGGDGDAPRPQVVPAPPAEAPPIDLLELAGGGAVKKYGPPAVGALLLLVLLLVALRRRRR; encoded by the coding sequence ATGAAGATCGCCAATGAATTCACAGTCGGTGTGCCGATCGAGCAGGCCTGGGACGTGCTGACCGACCTCGAGCAGGTCATCCCGCTGATGCCGGGTGCGGCGATGACCGGACGCGACGGCGACGACGTGATGGGCAAGGTCAAAGTCAAAGTGGGACCGGTGACCAGTGAATTCAACGGGAAGGTGCACTTCGTCGAGCAGAACCGCGCCGAGCACCGCGCGGTCATCGACGGCCGCGGCAAGGAAGCCCGCGGCACGGGCAACGCCGCGGCGACGGTCACCGCGCAACTGCATCCCGACGGGGACCGCACCCGCGTCACCGTCGACACGGATCTGAAGATCGTGGGCAAGCTCGCGCAGTTCGGCAGCGGCATGCTGCAGCAGGTTTCGGAAAAACTGCTCGGCCAGTTCGTCGAGTCGCTGGAAGCCAAACTCGCGGGCGACGCGACTCCGCCCGCCGCCGCCCAGGAGGTCGCGACACCCGTCGCCGGCGGTGACGGCGATGCGCCCAGGCCGCAGGTGGTGCCGGCCCCGCCGGCCGAGGCGCCGCCCATCGACCTGCTCGAACTCGCCGGCGGCGGAGCCGTCAAGAAGTACGGTCCACCGGCCGTCGGCGCGCTGCTGCTCCTGGTGCTGCTGTTGGTGGCGCTGCGTCGACGGCGGCGATGA
- a CDS encoding XdhC family protein, producing the protein MRDVLSALSAVWRTGGTAGLATVVRTFRSAPRQPGAAMVVAPDGTVTGSVSGGCVEGAVYELAGDVVGSGTPALQRYGVSDDDAFAVGLTCGGILDVFVEPVSPATFPDLDAVVEDIESHRPVALATVIAHPDATRVGRRLVVRSDEVSGTLGSSRADAAVTDDARGLLATGRNEVLTYGPDGQRRGAGMEVFVAAYAPRPRMLVFGAIDFAAAVAQQGSFLGYRVTVCDARPVFATAARFPTADEVVVDWPHRYLAAQVAAGDVDARTVICVLTHDPKFDVPLLEVALRLPQVAYIGAMGSRRTHDDRLTRLRDAGLTDAELDRLASPIGLDLGARTPEETAVSIAAEIVAVRWGGTGRRLTDTDGRIHHDQGKDSEFSDRLTRY; encoded by the coding sequence GTGAGAGACGTGCTGAGCGCCCTGTCAGCAGTGTGGCGCACCGGCGGTACGGCCGGTCTGGCGACGGTGGTGCGCACCTTCCGATCGGCGCCGCGCCAGCCCGGCGCCGCGATGGTGGTGGCACCCGACGGCACGGTGACCGGTTCGGTGTCGGGCGGCTGCGTCGAGGGTGCGGTGTACGAACTGGCCGGTGACGTGGTGGGCAGCGGGACGCCGGCACTGCAGCGCTACGGCGTCAGCGACGACGACGCCTTCGCGGTCGGCCTGACATGCGGCGGGATTCTCGACGTGTTCGTCGAACCGGTGTCGCCGGCGACCTTCCCCGACCTCGACGCGGTCGTCGAGGACATCGAATCGCACCGCCCCGTCGCGCTGGCCACCGTCATCGCCCACCCCGACGCCACCCGGGTGGGTCGTCGGCTGGTGGTCCGCTCCGACGAGGTCAGCGGCACGCTCGGGTCGTCGCGTGCCGACGCGGCGGTGACCGACGACGCCAGAGGGCTGCTGGCCACCGGGCGCAACGAGGTGTTGACCTACGGACCTGACGGCCAGCGGCGCGGGGCGGGCATGGAGGTGTTCGTCGCGGCATACGCCCCGCGACCGCGGATGCTGGTGTTCGGCGCTATCGACTTCGCCGCCGCGGTCGCACAGCAGGGCTCGTTCCTCGGCTACCGGGTGACGGTGTGCGACGCGAGGCCGGTGTTCGCCACCGCGGCCCGCTTTCCCACCGCCGACGAGGTGGTCGTCGACTGGCCCCATCGCTACCTGGCCGCACAGGTCGCGGCGGGTGACGTCGACGCGCGAACCGTCATCTGCGTGCTGACCCACGACCCCAAGTTCGACGTTCCGCTGCTGGAGGTGGCGCTGCGGCTGCCCCAGGTCGCCTACATCGGCGCGATGGGATCGCGCCGCACTCACGACGACCGGTTGACCAGGCTGCGGGATGCCGGTCTCACCGACGCCGAACTCGATCGGCTGGCGAGTCCCATCGGGCTCGACCTCGGCGCGCGCACACCCGAGGAGACGGCGGTGTCGATCGCCGCCGAGATCGTCGCCGTCCGGTGGGGCGGAACCGGCCGCCGGCTCACCGACACCGACGGCCGGATTCACCATGACCAGGGCAAAGACAGTGAGTTCAGTGATCGCTTAACTCGCTATTGA
- a CDS encoding FAD binding domain-containing protein has translation MQVPGPFEYERATSVDHAIGLLDRLGDGAMIVAGGHSLLPMMKLRIANPEYLVDINDLTRELGYITVDARAVRIGAMTRHRQVLESAELAEVCPIFADAERMIADPVVRNRGTLGGSLCQADPAEDLTTVCQTLGAVCVARGPSGQREIPIDEFLEGPYETSLSHNEILLEVRIPVRPNTSSAYTKVERRVGDWAVTAAGAMVTLDGDTITAARIGLTAVNPDAAALAAVGAALVGRTADEDAFAEAGRQAADACAPDSDMRGSADYKRHLASELTVRNLRTAVRRVRERA, from the coding sequence ATGCAGGTCCCCGGTCCCTTCGAATACGAACGAGCCACCAGCGTCGACCATGCAATCGGCCTGCTGGACCGGCTCGGTGACGGCGCCATGATCGTGGCGGGCGGGCACAGCCTGTTGCCGATGATGAAGTTGCGGATCGCGAATCCGGAGTACCTGGTCGACATCAACGACCTGACCCGCGAACTGGGCTACATCACCGTCGACGCCAGGGCCGTGCGCATCGGTGCCATGACCCGGCATCGGCAGGTCCTGGAGTCGGCCGAGTTGGCCGAGGTGTGCCCGATCTTCGCCGACGCCGAACGGATGATCGCCGATCCGGTGGTCCGCAACCGCGGCACGCTGGGCGGGTCGCTGTGCCAGGCCGACCCGGCGGAGGACCTCACCACCGTGTGCCAGACCCTCGGGGCGGTCTGTGTGGCCCGCGGCCCGTCCGGGCAGCGCGAGATACCGATCGACGAGTTCCTCGAAGGGCCGTACGAGACGTCGTTGTCGCACAACGAGATTCTGCTCGAGGTGCGCATCCCGGTGCGGCCCAACACCTCGAGCGCCTACACGAAAGTCGAACGCCGGGTGGGGGATTGGGCGGTCACCGCCGCGGGCGCCATGGTCACCCTCGACGGCGACACCATCACCGCCGCCCGAATCGGCCTCACCGCCGTGAACCCCGATGCCGCCGCACTGGCCGCCGTCGGCGCGGCACTGGTCGGGCGGACCGCCGACGAGGACGCCTTCGCCGAGGCGGGCCGGCAGGCCGCCGACGCGTGCGCACCCGACTCCGACATGCGGGGCAGCGCCGACTACAAGCGGCATCTCGCGTCCGAACTGACCGTCCGCAACCTACGCACCGCCGTGCGGCGCGTCCGAGAAAGGGCCTGA
- a CDS encoding LysR family transcriptional regulator: MTPAQLRAYSAVVRLGSVRAAAEELGMSDAGISMHVTQLRKELDDPLFSRTSAGLAFTPGGLRLASRAIEILGLQQQTAIEVTEAAHGRRLLRIAASTMFAEHAAPGLIELFSARADDLTVELSVHPTSRFRDLIESRAVDITLGPAPADPGPALVVRPFLKYQIITVAAPETAAGPGMQAPAQLREHDWMLGPSAGGVDGEVATMLRNLSIPESRQRIFQSEAAALEEVQRAGGVTLTLGFAVSRDLSSRRLVQIKGAGLQTSGEWFASTLTPAARPPASSELMRFITTPRCTQAMIRGTGVGVTRFKPKVHVTLWS, encoded by the coding sequence GTGACACCCGCTCAGCTCCGTGCCTATTCGGCGGTGGTGCGACTGGGTTCCGTGCGTGCGGCCGCCGAGGAACTCGGCATGTCGGACGCGGGAATCTCCATGCACGTCACACAGCTGCGCAAGGAACTCGACGATCCGCTGTTCAGCCGCACGTCGGCCGGGCTGGCGTTCACTCCTGGAGGCCTTCGGCTCGCCAGCCGTGCCATCGAGATCCTGGGGCTGCAGCAGCAGACCGCCATCGAGGTGACCGAAGCGGCCCACGGCAGGCGGTTGCTGCGCATCGCCGCGTCGACGATGTTCGCCGAACACGCCGCGCCCGGCCTGATCGAGTTGTTCTCCGCGCGCGCCGACGATCTCACGGTGGAACTGTCTGTGCACCCCACCAGCCGGTTCCGCGACCTGATCGAGTCACGCGCCGTCGACATCACGCTGGGCCCCGCACCCGCTGACCCCGGCCCCGCCCTCGTGGTACGCCCCTTTCTCAAGTACCAGATCATCACCGTCGCCGCCCCCGAGACCGCCGCGGGCCCGGGCATGCAGGCACCCGCGCAGCTGCGCGAGCACGACTGGATGCTGGGGCCGTCGGCCGGCGGCGTCGACGGTGAGGTCGCCACGATGCTGCGGAACCTGTCGATCCCGGAGTCGCGGCAGCGCATCTTCCAGAGCGAGGCGGCCGCACTCGAGGAAGTGCAGCGCGCCGGCGGCGTGACGCTGACCCTCGGCTTCGCGGTGTCGAGAGATCTTTCGTCGCGCCGACTGGTGCAGATCAAAGGAGCGGGCCTGCAGACGTCCGGGGAGTGGTTCGCTTCGACGCTCACCCCGGCGGCGCGCCCACCGGCATCATCGGAACTGATGCGTTTCATCACCACTCCCCGCTGCACACAGGCGATGATCCGCGGCACCGGTGTCGGCGTCACCCGCTTCAAACCGAAGGTGCATGTGACGCTCTGGAGTTGA
- a CDS encoding AAA family ATPase has translation MAATDPLFADVADVIARFDRRDYLLDTGTASAIYLATTLGRPLLLEGEPGVGKTTAAKTLADVCGAPLIRLQCYEGLSAGEALYDWNYQRQLLSIRLAEARGDHITEADLYAEKYLADRPILRCVRHPGPTPPVLLIDEIDRADDEFEALLLEFLGESSVTVPEIGTFVAAVPPIAVLTSNRSRDLHDALRRRCLYHWIDYPQPERAVAILRRTVPGATTALIEQAAQFVGAARELDLDKPPGIAETIDWVAALVTLGVAELVESVDTVLAGFSALAKTPDDRAVLRDALVDHSWT, from the coding sequence ATCGCTGCCACTGACCCGCTCTTCGCCGACGTCGCCGACGTCATCGCCCGTTTCGACCGGCGGGACTACCTGCTCGACACCGGTACCGCGTCTGCGATCTACCTGGCGACGACACTCGGCCGCCCGCTGCTGCTCGAGGGTGAGCCGGGTGTCGGGAAGACCACGGCGGCCAAGACCCTCGCGGACGTGTGCGGCGCACCCCTGATCCGGTTGCAGTGCTACGAGGGGCTGTCAGCGGGAGAAGCGCTCTACGACTGGAACTATCAGCGTCAGCTGCTGAGCATCCGGCTGGCCGAGGCACGCGGCGACCACATCACCGAAGCCGACCTCTACGCCGAGAAGTACCTGGCCGACCGGCCCATCCTGCGGTGCGTGCGGCACCCCGGCCCGACACCGCCCGTGCTGCTGATCGACGAGATCGACCGGGCCGACGACGAATTCGAAGCACTCCTGCTCGAATTTCTCGGCGAATCGAGTGTGACGGTCCCCGAGATCGGCACCTTCGTCGCCGCCGTGCCGCCGATCGCAGTGCTCACCTCCAACCGCAGCCGCGACCTGCACGACGCCCTGCGGCGGCGCTGTCTGTACCACTGGATCGACTACCCGCAGCCGGAACGGGCCGTGGCCATCCTGCGCCGGACCGTGCCCGGGGCGACCACCGCGCTCATCGAGCAGGCCGCCCAATTCGTCGGTGCGGCAAGGGAGCTCGACCTCGACAAACCGCCGGGCATCGCGGAGACGATCGACTGGGTGGCCGCGCTGGTCACCCTGGGGGTGGCCGAACTCGTCGAGTCCGTCGACACCGTGCTCGCCGGGTTCAGCGCCCTGGCCAAGACACCCGACGATCGTGCCGTCCTGCGCGATGCGCTCGTCGACCACAGTTGGACATGA
- a CDS encoding (2Fe-2S)-binding protein, which yields MQVSMTVNGEPVSADVEPRMLLVHFLRDELRLTGTHWGCDTSNCGTCVVSLDGEPVKSCTMLAVMADGHDVRTVEGLEVDGKLDPVQEGFMQCHGLQCGFCTPGMMITARALLDRNPHPTEHEIREAISGQICRCTGYTTIVRSVQWAAGHARGRDVESGPSATDFAPQSQTDDTLGPVAGDHLIETGSPS from the coding sequence ATGCAGGTGAGCATGACCGTCAACGGCGAGCCGGTGAGCGCCGATGTCGAACCGCGGATGCTGCTGGTGCACTTCCTGCGAGATGAGTTGCGGCTCACCGGAACCCACTGGGGCTGTGATACCAGCAACTGCGGGACCTGCGTGGTGTCGCTCGACGGGGAGCCCGTGAAGTCGTGCACGATGCTGGCCGTGATGGCCGACGGGCACGACGTCCGCACGGTGGAGGGCCTCGAGGTCGACGGAAAGCTCGACCCGGTTCAGGAGGGGTTCATGCAGTGCCACGGCCTGCAGTGCGGCTTCTGCACCCCGGGCATGATGATCACCGCCCGCGCCCTCCTGGACCGCAACCCCCACCCGACCGAACACGAGATCCGGGAGGCGATCTCCGGGCAGATCTGCCGGTGCACGGGCTACACCACGATCGTGCGGTCGGTGCAGTGGGCCGCCGGGCACGCGCGGGGGCGGGACGTCGAATCAGGCCCGTCCGCAACGGATTTCGCACCGCAGTCCCAGACCGACGACACCCTCGGCCCGGTGGCTGGTGACCATCTCATCGAGACAGGAAGCCCATCATGA
- a CDS encoding XdhC family protein has translation MRSADTMHDRAQQLLQTRIPFVRATVVRAQQPTSAHPGDEAILLSDGTIEGFIGGECAQSSVRKAALGALQANQSVLLRVLPDGDVHFPDAPGACVVVNPCLSGGALEIFLVPQVPAPLVRICGDTPIAEALAQVCAVLGYEVTRSAGEPAGATAVVIASHGGPEAEMIRAALDADVGYIGLVASRVRGAAVLEGLHLTAAERARVHTPVGLPIGARTAAEIAVSIAAELIAAIRVDAAAPHPAEVGAAEDHHRCH, from the coding sequence ATGAGGTCCGCCGACACCATGCACGACCGCGCGCAGCAACTGCTGCAGACGCGCATCCCGTTCGTCCGCGCCACCGTGGTGCGGGCCCAGCAGCCGACCTCGGCGCATCCCGGCGACGAGGCGATCCTGTTGTCCGACGGGACCATCGAGGGTTTCATCGGCGGCGAGTGCGCGCAGAGTTCGGTGCGCAAGGCGGCGCTCGGGGCGCTCCAGGCGAATCAGAGCGTCCTGCTGCGCGTATTGCCCGACGGAGACGTGCATTTCCCCGACGCCCCCGGTGCGTGCGTCGTGGTCAACCCGTGCCTGTCCGGCGGAGCGCTGGAGATCTTCCTGGTGCCGCAGGTGCCCGCCCCGCTGGTGCGGATCTGCGGTGACACCCCGATCGCCGAGGCGCTGGCCCAGGTGTGCGCCGTCCTGGGATACGAGGTGACCCGCTCGGCCGGCGAACCGGCCGGCGCGACCGCGGTCGTGATCGCCAGCCACGGCGGCCCGGAGGCCGAGATGATCCGCGCCGCGCTCGATGCCGACGTCGGCTACATCGGCCTGGTGGCCAGCCGGGTGCGCGGCGCCGCCGTGCTCGAGGGCCTGCATCTGACGGCCGCCGAGCGGGCCCGGGTGCACACCCCGGTCGGTCTGCCGATCGGGGCGCGCACCGCAGCCGAGATCGCGGTCTCCATTGCGGCGGAACTGATCGCGGCCATCCGCGTCGACGCGGCGGCGCCGCATCCCGCCGAGGTGGGCGCCGCGGAGGACCATCATCGCTGCCACTGA